A stretch of Plesiomonas shigelloides DNA encodes these proteins:
- the pip gene encoding prolyl aminopeptidase, whose protein sequence is MFHLYPPIQPYYSGFIRRGQHQIYLEQVGNPQGLPVLFVHGGPGAGCNETSRRFFDPQRFRVILFDQRGCGRSLPHGQWHDNQVSDLLADIEAIREELQIPRWLLFGGSWGSTLSLLYAEAFPERVQALVLRGIFLGRQRDLEWLYGPHGAAQMFPEHYRHFIAPLMPDIDESNARLSADTVLEGYWSLLTSNNELERSAAARSWALWEAHLIQLLPDPQILEQMGSLQHAVALATLECHYFRHRLWQPDNHILLNAERLAAIPLYLVHGRYDMICPLENAWLVQQALPHAQLQVVPNAGHSALEPGITDALIRALHSAAADAESAS, encoded by the coding sequence ATGTTTCATCTGTATCCGCCCATTCAGCCGTATTACAGCGGGTTTATCCGCCGCGGTCAGCACCAGATTTATCTGGAGCAGGTTGGTAATCCGCAGGGGCTGCCGGTGCTGTTTGTGCATGGTGGACCGGGGGCGGGGTGCAATGAGACCAGCCGGCGCTTTTTCGATCCGCAGCGCTTTCGGGTCATTTTGTTTGATCAGCGCGGTTGTGGTCGATCATTGCCGCATGGGCAGTGGCACGATAATCAGGTCAGTGATCTGTTAGCCGATATTGAAGCGATCCGCGAAGAGCTGCAGATCCCACGCTGGCTGCTGTTTGGTGGCTCGTGGGGCAGTACGCTGAGCTTGCTGTACGCCGAGGCCTTCCCTGAGCGGGTGCAAGCGTTGGTGTTGCGCGGGATTTTCTTGGGGCGTCAGCGCGATCTGGAATGGCTGTATGGGCCCCATGGTGCGGCGCAAATGTTCCCGGAGCATTATCGGCACTTCATTGCGCCGCTGATGCCAGACATTGATGAGAGCAATGCACGTTTGTCGGCCGATACGGTGCTGGAAGGCTATTGGTCACTGCTCACTTCAAATAATGAGCTGGAGCGCAGCGCGGCAGCCCGGAGCTGGGCGTTGTGGGAAGCGCATCTGATACAGCTGCTGCCCGATCCGCAAATCTTAGAGCAGATGGGCAGTTTGCAGCATGCGGTGGCGCTGGCTACCCTCGAGTGCCATTACTTCCGCCATCGGTTATGGCAACCGGATAATCATATTTTGCTCAATGCCGAACGCTTGGCGGCGATCCCTCTGTATCTGGTGCATGGCCGTTATGACATGATTTGCCCGCTAGAAAATGCGTGGCTGGTGCAGCAGGCGTTGCCGCATGCTCAGTTGCAGGTGGTGCCAAATGCCGGTCACTCGGCGTTAGAGCCGGGGATCACTGATGCATTGATCCGCGCGTTGCACAGCGCGGCCGCCGACGCGGAGTCGGCCTCGTAA
- the add gene encoding adenosine deaminase, producing the protein MIARDLPLTDLHRHLDGNIRPSTILELGQQHGIMLPADNLPDLLPHVQITENAPTLVSFLQKLDWGVAVLADLDACRRVAYENMQDADNAGLDYTELRFSPYYMAMKHNLPVQGVVEAVADGIAQGRRDFTVKANLIGILSRTFGTTACQQELDALLACRQHLVAIDLAGDELGQPGELFVPHFSQVRDADLHITVHAGEAAGAASMWQAIQQLGAERIGHGVKAIEDPRLMDYLAEHRIGIESALTSNVQTTTVSALADHPLKTFLQHGIVASINTDDPAVEGIEIAHEYNVAAPAAGLTPAQIRQAQENGMHQAFLSDSDKAELRAQARARSM; encoded by the coding sequence ATGATTGCACGCGATTTACCGTTGACCGACTTACACCGTCATCTGGACGGCAATATTCGTCCATCGACCATTTTGGAGCTGGGTCAACAGCACGGCATCATGCTGCCCGCCGATAACCTGCCGGATCTGCTGCCGCACGTACAAATCACCGAGAATGCCCCGACACTGGTCAGCTTCCTGCAAAAGCTGGATTGGGGCGTGGCAGTACTGGCCGATCTGGATGCCTGCCGCCGCGTTGCCTATGAAAACATGCAAGATGCCGATAACGCCGGTCTGGATTACACCGAGCTGCGCTTCTCACCATACTACATGGCGATGAAACACAACCTGCCAGTACAGGGCGTGGTGGAAGCAGTCGCCGACGGCATTGCGCAAGGCCGCCGTGACTTTACCGTGAAAGCCAACCTGATTGGTATTTTGAGCCGTACGTTCGGCACCACCGCCTGCCAGCAAGAGCTGGATGCGCTGCTGGCCTGTCGCCAACACTTAGTCGCTATCGATCTGGCCGGTGATGAACTCGGCCAACCGGGTGAGCTGTTTGTGCCGCACTTTAGCCAAGTACGCGATGCCGACTTACACATCACCGTGCATGCCGGAGAAGCGGCGGGCGCAGCCAGCATGTGGCAAGCTATTCAGCAATTGGGCGCAGAGCGAATTGGTCATGGCGTAAAAGCCATCGAAGATCCGCGTCTGATGGATTATCTGGCCGAGCACCGCATTGGCATTGAATCAGCCCTGACCTCCAACGTGCAGACCACCACGGTCAGCGCGCTAGCCGACCACCCACTGAAAACTTTCTTGCAGCACGGCATTGTCGCCAGCATCAATACCGACGATCCGGCAGTAGAAGGCATCGAAATTGCGCACGAATACAATGTCGCCGCACCAGCAGCGGGTCTGACTCCAGCGCAAATTCGCCAAGCGCAGGAAAACGGCATGCATCAAGCGTTCTTAAGCGATAGCGATAAAGCCGAACTGCGTGCGCAAGCACGTGCGCGCAGCATGTAA
- the typA gene encoding translational GTPase TypA: MIENLRNIAIIAHVDHGKTTLVDKLLQQSGTLGDRSDATERVMDSNDLEKERGITILAKNTAIEWNGYRINIVDTPGHADFGGEVERVMSMVDSVLLLVDAMDGPMPQTRFVTQKAFAYGLRPIVVINKVDRPGARPDWVVDQVFDLFVNLGATDEQLDFPIVYASALNGIAGLEADEMAENMTPLFETIVKHVEPPKVELEAPFQMQISQLDYNNYVGVIGIGRIKRGSVKPNQQIVIVDSEGNRRNGKVGKVLGHMGLQRIEAEVCEAGDIIAITGLGELNISDTLCDPSAVEALPALTVDEPTVTMFFCVNTSPFCGREGKFVTSRQILDRLRKELVHNVALRVEETEDPDAFRVSGRGELHLSVLIENMRREGYELAVSRPKVIFRDIDGRKQEPFEQVTLDIEEQHQGSVMEAMGLRKGEMRDMIPDGKGRIRLDYIIPSRGLIGFRTEFMTMTSGTGLLYSSFSHYDDVRPGEIGQRINGVLISNGTGKALAYALYSLQDRGRLFLGHGTEVYEGQIIGIHSRSNDLTVNCLQGKKLTNMRASGTDEATTLTTPIKMTLEQALEFIDDDELVEVTPQSVRLRKKHLTENDRKRAHRGSKD; the protein is encoded by the coding sequence GTGATTGAGAATCTGCGTAATATCGCCATCATTGCCCACGTTGACCACGGTAAGACCACCCTGGTTGATAAGTTGCTGCAACAGTCCGGTACCCTCGGAGATCGTAGCGACGCCACTGAACGTGTAATGGACTCCAACGATCTGGAAAAAGAGCGTGGGATTACCATCCTGGCTAAAAACACGGCCATCGAGTGGAATGGATACCGCATTAACATCGTTGATACCCCAGGTCACGCCGACTTCGGTGGTGAAGTAGAACGTGTGATGTCGATGGTAGATTCCGTACTGTTGCTGGTAGACGCAATGGACGGTCCTATGCCACAAACCCGTTTCGTTACGCAGAAAGCCTTTGCTTACGGCCTGCGTCCGATCGTGGTTATCAACAAGGTTGACCGTCCGGGCGCGCGTCCTGACTGGGTGGTGGATCAGGTGTTTGACCTGTTCGTGAACCTGGGTGCAACTGACGAGCAGTTGGACTTCCCTATCGTTTACGCTTCTGCTCTGAACGGTATTGCCGGTCTGGAAGCGGACGAGATGGCTGAGAACATGACTCCACTGTTCGAAACTATCGTTAAGCACGTTGAGCCGCCGAAAGTTGAGCTGGAAGCTCCATTCCAGATGCAAATTTCTCAGCTGGACTACAACAACTACGTAGGTGTTATCGGTATCGGCCGTATCAAGCGTGGTTCTGTTAAGCCAAACCAGCAGATCGTTATCGTGGATAGCGAAGGCAACCGTCGTAACGGTAAAGTCGGTAAAGTGCTGGGCCACATGGGTCTGCAACGTATCGAAGCGGAAGTGTGTGAAGCGGGCGATATCATCGCAATCACCGGTCTGGGTGAGCTGAACATCTCCGATACCCTGTGCGATCCATCCGCCGTTGAAGCGCTGCCAGCGCTGACTGTGGATGAGCCAACCGTAACCATGTTCTTCTGCGTTAACACCTCTCCATTCTGCGGCCGCGAAGGTAAATTCGTGACTTCCCGCCAGATCCTGGACCGTCTGCGCAAAGAGCTGGTACACAACGTGGCCCTGCGTGTTGAAGAAACCGAAGACCCGGATGCATTCCGTGTATCAGGTCGTGGTGAACTGCACCTGTCCGTTCTGATCGAAAACATGCGTCGTGAAGGTTACGAGCTGGCGGTATCCCGTCCGAAAGTAATTTTCCGTGACATCGATGGCCGCAAACAAGAGCCGTTCGAGCAAGTGACTCTGGACATCGAAGAGCAGCACCAGGGCTCTGTGATGGAAGCGATGGGTCTGCGTAAGGGTGAAATGCGCGACATGATCCCGGATGGCAAAGGCCGTATCCGTCTGGATTACATCATCCCTAGCCGTGGCCTGATCGGCTTCCGTACCGAGTTCATGACCATGACTTCCGGTACTGGTCTGCTGTACTCCAGCTTCAGCCACTACGATGACGTGCGTCCAGGTGAAATCGGTCAGCGCATCAACGGCGTTCTGATCTCTAACGGTACCGGTAAGGCTCTGGCGTACGCGCTGTACAGCCTGCAGGATCGTGGTCGTCTGTTCCTGGGTCACGGTACCGAAGTGTACGAAGGCCAGATCATCGGTATCCACAGCCGTTCTAACGACCTGACCGTTAACTGTCTGCAGGGTAAGAAGCTGACCAACATGCGTGCTTCTGGTACTGACGAAGCGACCACGCTGACTACCCCAATCAAGATGACTCTGGAACAAGCGCTGGAGTTCATCGATGATGACGAACTGGTTGAAGTGACTCCGCAGAGCGTGCGTCTGCGTAAGAAACACCTGACCGAAAATGATCGTAAGCGTGCGCATCGCGGCAGCAAAGACTAA
- a CDS encoding virulence factor BrkB family protein, with the protein MDTPSFVRSWAQVRAFAGLLLARSNENRLTVTAGYLAYVTLLSLVPLVTVVFSVFTAFPVFVGVTDKVKHFIFSNFVPATGDVVQTYLDEFVSNSSKMSAVGIIALVVVALLLISAVDKTLNHIWRSQRRRPAVVSFAIYWMILTLGPLLAGASLVTSSYLLSLKLLTDTGINGVLDNLLLLFPFVLSSLAFWLLYSVVPTERVPTLHALSGALIAALLFEISKKVFTLYITFFPSYQVIYGALAVIPILFVWVYLSWCIVLFGAEVTATLGEWRRTQALQDEPSPTL; encoded by the coding sequence ATGGATACGCCATCTTTTGTGCGCAGTTGGGCGCAAGTACGGGCCTTTGCCGGTCTGCTATTGGCGCGCAGCAATGAAAACCGCCTGACGGTGACGGCCGGTTATTTAGCTTATGTGACGTTGCTGTCGTTGGTGCCGCTGGTGACGGTGGTCTTTTCGGTCTTTACCGCCTTTCCGGTGTTTGTCGGGGTGACCGATAAGGTGAAGCACTTTATTTTCAGCAACTTTGTCCCAGCGACCGGGGATGTGGTGCAAACCTATCTGGACGAGTTTGTCTCTAACTCCAGCAAGATGAGTGCGGTGGGGATCATCGCCTTGGTGGTGGTGGCGCTGCTGTTGATTTCGGCAGTGGATAAAACCCTGAACCACATTTGGCGTAGCCAGCGGCGTCGTCCGGCGGTGGTGTCGTTTGCCATTTATTGGATGATTTTGACGCTGGGGCCGTTGTTGGCCGGTGCCAGCTTAGTGACCAGCTCGTATCTGTTATCCCTGAAATTGCTTACCGATACGGGGATTAACGGGGTGCTCGACAACTTGCTGCTGCTGTTCCCGTTTGTGTTGTCCTCGCTGGCGTTTTGGTTGCTGTACAGCGTGGTGCCTACCGAGCGGGTACCGACTCTACATGCGCTCAGTGGCGCGCTGATCGCGGCGTTACTGTTTGAGATCAGCAAAAAAGTTTTCACCCTGTACATCACTTTTTTCCCATCGTATCAGGTGATTTACGGTGCGCTGGCGGTGATCCCGATTTTATTTGTCTGGGTTTACTTAAGCTGGTGTATTGTGTTGTTTGGTGCCGAAGTGACCGCAACCTTGGGTGAATGGCGACGGACACAGGCGCTGCAAGACGAGCCGTCACCCACGTTATAA
- the dtd gene encoding D-aminoacyl-tRNA deacylase, with protein sequence MIGLIQRVSEASVTVDGEVTGAIGPGLLVLLGVEQGDDEAKARRLADKVLGYRIFEDEQGKMNLNVQQAGGSVLVVSQFTLAADTQKGLRPSFSRGAAPDDAQALYRYFTDYCRGQLPTEEGRFAADMKVALVNDGPVTFWLQV encoded by the coding sequence ATGATTGGATTGATTCAGCGCGTCAGTGAAGCCAGTGTGACCGTTGACGGAGAAGTGACCGGCGCTATCGGCCCGGGCTTGTTGGTGTTGCTCGGTGTGGAGCAAGGGGATGATGAAGCCAAGGCGCGCCGTCTGGCGGATAAAGTGTTGGGTTACCGCATTTTTGAAGACGAGCAGGGCAAGATGAACCTGAACGTGCAACAAGCCGGTGGCAGTGTGCTGGTGGTATCGCAGTTTACCTTGGCGGCGGACACCCAAAAGGGGCTGCGCCCCAGCTTTTCCCGCGGCGCAGCGCCCGATGACGCGCAAGCGTTGTATCGCTATTTTACCGATTACTGCCGTGGCCAATTGCCGACCGAAGAGGGCCGGTTTGCCGCCGATATGAAAGTGGCTCTGGTCAATGACGGTCCGGTGACCTTCTGGTTGCAGGTGTAA
- a CDS encoding HAD-IA family hydrolase, giving the protein MLYIFDLGNVIIDIDFQRVLQVWSQHSGVPVATLQARFTHDAAFCEHERGTLSDAEFAEAVNRVLGMQLSFAQFAEGWQAIFGALRMPVIERMQQLRAAGETVVVLSNTNALHCELWPSLYPQVAHSADRVYLSNEMGWRKPQPQIYQQVLADTGFTPAQSCFFDDNADNIAAARALGIESVWVKDAQTVLEYFRQRDLGA; this is encoded by the coding sequence GTGTTATATATCTTTGATTTGGGCAATGTGATTATCGATATCGATTTTCAGCGCGTGCTACAGGTATGGAGTCAGCACAGTGGGGTGCCGGTGGCTACTTTGCAGGCGCGCTTTACCCATGATGCGGCGTTTTGTGAGCACGAGCGCGGGACCTTGAGTGATGCCGAGTTTGCCGAAGCGGTGAACCGAGTGTTAGGCATGCAATTGAGTTTTGCCCAGTTTGCCGAAGGGTGGCAGGCGATTTTTGGCGCGCTGCGTATGCCGGTGATTGAGCGCATGCAGCAACTGCGTGCGGCGGGTGAGACGGTGGTGGTGCTGTCGAACACCAATGCGCTGCACTGTGAGTTATGGCCGAGCCTATACCCACAAGTGGCGCACAGCGCCGATCGGGTCTATCTATCCAACGAGATGGGATGGCGTAAACCACAGCCGCAAATTTATCAGCAGGTGCTGGCAGATACCGGATTTACGCCGGCACAAAGCTGCTTTTTTGATGACAATGCCGACAATATTGCCGCCGCGCGCGCCTTAGGTATTGAGAGCGTGTGGGTAAAAGATGCGCAAACTGTCTTGGAATATTTCCGGCAGCGGGATCTCGGGGCGTAA
- the glnG gene encoding nitrogen regulation protein NR(I): MTKGRVWVVDDDSAIRWVLDKALSSSQIRCETFDSAAAVLDALQQSKPDVLLSDIRMPGMDGLTLLGQLQQQAPQLPVIIMTAHSDLDAAVSAYQRGAFDYLPKPFDLDEAVALVERALQHSLEQRQQRAPANEPVRGAQSEIIGEAPAMQEVFRAIGRLSRTAISVLINGESGTGKELIAHALHRHSPRASAPFIALNMAAIPKDLIESELFGHEKGAFTGAGAVRQGRFEQANGGTLFLDEIGDMPLDIQTRLLRVLADGQFYRVGGHTPLHVDVRIIAATHQDLEARVREGLFREDLFHRLNVIRLQLPALRERRQDIAALSRHFLLSAARELGVEAKTLHPDTLRVMSEFHWPGNVRQLENICRGLTVMAAGKEIFVSDLPAELTRPASSVDTAASALNWQQPLQQWVLQQLARGQEDLLTTLQPEFEQLLLDAALQHTRGHKQEAARLLGWGRNTLTRKLKELGIH; encoded by the coding sequence ATGACGAAAGGACGGGTATGGGTGGTGGATGACGACAGCGCCATCCGCTGGGTACTGGACAAGGCCCTCAGTAGCAGCCAGATCCGCTGTGAAACATTCGACAGCGCCGCCGCCGTGCTAGACGCGCTGCAACAGAGCAAACCGGATGTCCTACTCTCTGACATCCGCATGCCGGGCATGGACGGCCTGACCCTGCTCGGTCAGCTGCAACAGCAAGCACCGCAGCTGCCGGTGATCATCATGACCGCCCACTCCGATCTCGATGCCGCGGTCAGCGCTTATCAGCGCGGAGCCTTTGATTACCTGCCCAAGCCCTTTGATTTAGATGAAGCGGTGGCACTGGTTGAGCGCGCCTTGCAACACAGCCTTGAACAGCGCCAGCAACGCGCCCCCGCCAATGAACCAGTGCGCGGCGCGCAATCCGAAATCATCGGCGAAGCGCCGGCCATGCAAGAGGTGTTTCGCGCCATTGGCCGCCTATCACGCACCGCCATCAGCGTGCTGATTAATGGCGAGTCCGGTACCGGTAAAGAGCTGATTGCCCACGCCCTACATCGCCACAGCCCACGTGCCAGCGCGCCCTTTATCGCCCTGAATATGGCGGCCATTCCGAAAGACTTAATTGAATCGGAGCTGTTTGGCCATGAGAAAGGTGCCTTTACCGGTGCCGGCGCGGTACGTCAGGGGCGCTTTGAACAGGCAAACGGCGGCACCTTGTTTTTGGATGAAATCGGCGATATGCCACTGGATATCCAAACTCGCCTGCTACGGGTCTTGGCCGACGGCCAATTTTACCGCGTCGGCGGCCATACTCCGCTGCACGTGGATGTGCGCATCATCGCCGCCACCCACCAAGATCTGGAAGCGCGCGTGCGCGAAGGGCTGTTTCGCGAAGACCTCTTCCATCGCCTGAATGTGATCCGTTTACAGCTGCCCGCCCTGCGTGAGCGACGCCAAGATATCGCCGCGTTAAGTCGCCATTTTCTGCTCAGTGCCGCACGCGAACTCGGGGTTGAAGCAAAAACGTTGCATCCGGATACCCTACGGGTCATGAGCGAGTTTCACTGGCCGGGCAATGTGCGCCAACTGGAAAACATCTGTCGTGGCTTGACCGTCATGGCCGCCGGTAAGGAGATTTTTGTCTCCGATTTACCGGCTGAATTAACCCGCCCCGCCAGCAGTGTTGATACAGCCGCCTCGGCGCTAAACTGGCAGCAACCGCTGCAACAGTGGGTGTTACAACAACTGGCGCGGGGTCAGGAGGATTTACTCACCACTTTGCAACCGGAGTTTGAGCAATTACTGCTCGATGCTGCCTTGCAACATACCCGAGGTCACAAACAAGAAGCGGCCCGCCTGCTGGGCTGGGGGCGCAATACCCTGACCCGTAAACTTAAGGAATTAGGGATCCACTGA
- the glnL gene encoding nitrogen regulation protein NR(II) — protein MMEPDIAQSLLHNLKTGVLLLDNSLNIHYANPAAEQLLSHSARKLIGVPLPALIEYISLDLTLMRQALEQQQSFTDNEVTLVIDGKASIVELTAQHLHTGAQHTVLVELHPLDTHRRLSQEQLQQSQQSAARELVRGLAHEIKNPLGGLRGAAQLLERALPDPALTEYTGMIIAQADRLRNLVDRLLGPQRPGVRSEQNLHVVLEQVRKLVELETPTHITLIRDYDPSLPEFEHDPEQLEQAILNIVRNAVQALGEQPGTITLRTRTAFQQTLHGERYRLAVRLDIIDSGPGIPAQLQDTLFYPMVSGREGGHGLGLSIARNLIDQHRGKIECSSWPGHTEFSIYLPLRK, from the coding sequence ATGATGGAGCCGGATATTGCTCAATCCCTGCTGCACAACCTGAAAACCGGCGTCTTGTTGCTGGATAATAGCCTGAACATCCACTATGCCAATCCGGCCGCCGAACAATTGCTGTCGCACAGCGCCCGCAAGCTGATTGGCGTGCCGCTGCCTGCCTTGATTGAATATATCTCGCTGGATTTGACGCTGATGCGCCAGGCATTGGAGCAGCAGCAAAGCTTTACCGATAACGAAGTCACGCTGGTGATTGACGGCAAAGCCAGCATCGTCGAGCTCACCGCCCAGCACCTGCATACCGGTGCTCAGCACACCGTGCTGGTGGAGCTGCACCCGTTGGATACCCATCGCCGCCTAAGCCAAGAGCAGTTGCAACAATCGCAACAATCGGCAGCGCGCGAGCTGGTACGTGGGCTAGCGCATGAAATCAAAAACCCGCTCGGTGGCCTGCGCGGTGCGGCGCAGTTGCTAGAGCGCGCCTTGCCCGATCCGGCACTGACCGAGTACACCGGCATGATCATCGCCCAAGCCGATCGCTTACGTAATCTGGTCGACCGGCTGCTTGGCCCACAGCGCCCGGGCGTGCGCAGCGAACAAAATCTGCATGTGGTACTGGAGCAAGTACGCAAGCTGGTGGAGCTGGAAACCCCCACCCACATCACCTTAATTCGTGATTACGACCCCAGCCTGCCGGAGTTCGAGCATGATCCTGAGCAGCTTGAGCAAGCGATCCTCAATATTGTGCGCAACGCCGTCCAAGCCCTCGGTGAACAACCCGGCACCATCACCCTGCGCACCCGCACCGCCTTTCAGCAAACCCTGCACGGTGAACGTTACCGGCTGGCGGTACGGCTCGATATCATCGACAGCGGCCCCGGAATTCCGGCACAGCTGCAAGATACGCTGTTCTACCCGATGGTCAGCGGACGCGAAGGCGGCCACGGCTTAGGGCTATCGATTGCCCGTAATCTGATTGACCAACATCGCGGCAAGATTGAGTGCAGCAGCTGGCCAGGGCATACCGAATTTTCCATTTACCTGCCGCTACGCAAATAG
- the glnA gene encoding glutamate--ammonia ligase, with translation MSAEHVLAMLQEHEVKFVDLRFTDTKGKEQHVSIPSHQVNADFFEEGKMFDGSSIEGWKGINESDMVLMPDPATAVLDPFTDDSTLIIRCDILEPGTLQGYDRDPRSIAKRAEDYMRSTGIADTVLFGPEPEFFVFDDVRFKTGISGSFFQLDDIEAAWNTGTEYDGGNKGHRPAVKGGYFPVAPVDSSQNLRSAMCLVMEEMGLVVEAHHHEVATAGQNEVATRFNTMTIKADEIQIYKYVVHNVAHAYGKTATFMPKPLFGDNGSGMHCHQSLAKNGVNLFSGDKYAGLSEMALYYIGGIIKHAKALNAFTNPTTNSYKRLVPGYEAPVMLAYSARNRSASIRIPVVASPKARRIEVRFPDPGANPYLAFAAQLMAGLDGIANKIHPGDAMDKNLYDLPPEEAAEIPTVAGSLEEAMSELDADREFLTRGGVFTDDFIDSYIELKHADIDRVRMMPHPVEFEMYYSV, from the coding sequence ATGTCAGCTGAACACGTATTAGCTATGCTGCAAGAGCACGAAGTGAAATTCGTTGATCTGCGCTTTACTGACACCAAAGGCAAGGAGCAGCACGTTTCCATTCCTTCTCACCAAGTGAATGCCGACTTCTTCGAAGAAGGTAAAATGTTCGATGGCTCTTCCATCGAAGGGTGGAAAGGGATTAACGAATCTGACATGGTTCTGATGCCGGATCCGGCAACCGCGGTTTTAGACCCATTCACCGATGACAGCACCCTGATTATCCGTTGTGACATCTTAGAGCCAGGCACCCTGCAAGGTTACGATCGTGACCCACGCTCTATCGCCAAACGCGCCGAAGACTACATGCGCAGCACCGGCATCGCCGACACCGTGCTGTTTGGCCCAGAGCCAGAATTCTTTGTGTTCGATGACGTGCGTTTCAAAACCGGCATCTCCGGCTCCTTCTTCCAACTGGATGATATCGAAGCGGCATGGAACACCGGCACCGAATACGATGGCGGTAACAAAGGCCACCGTCCAGCCGTAAAAGGCGGCTACTTCCCTGTGGCACCGGTTGATTCTTCCCAGAACCTGCGCTCTGCAATGTGTCTGGTGATGGAAGAGATGGGGCTGGTGGTAGAAGCTCACCACCACGAAGTGGCCACTGCCGGTCAAAACGAAGTGGCGACCCGCTTCAACACCATGACCATCAAGGCTGACGAAATCCAGATTTACAAGTACGTGGTACACAACGTGGCGCACGCCTACGGCAAGACCGCGACTTTCATGCCAAAACCACTGTTCGGTGACAACGGCTCCGGCATGCACTGCCACCAATCACTGGCGAAAAACGGCGTGAACCTGTTCTCCGGTGACAAGTACGCCGGCCTGTCTGAAATGGCACTGTACTACATCGGCGGCATCATCAAGCACGCCAAAGCGCTGAACGCCTTCACCAACCCAACCACCAACTCGTACAAGCGTCTGGTACCAGGTTATGAAGCGCCAGTTATGCTGGCTTACTCAGCGCGTAACCGCTCCGCGTCTATCCGTATCCCAGTGGTTGCGAGCCCGAAAGCGCGCCGTATCGAAGTACGCTTCCCGGATCCAGGTGCTAACCCATACTTGGCCTTTGCTGCTCAGCTGATGGCCGGTCTGGACGGTATCGCCAACAAGATCCACCCAGGCGATGCGATGGACAAGAACCTGTACGATCTGCCGCCAGAAGAAGCCGCTGAGATCCCAACCGTGGCCGGCTCTTTGGAAGAGGCCATGAGCGAGCTGGATGCCGACCGTGAGTTCCTGACCCGTGGCGGCGTCTTCACCGACGACTTTATCGATTCCTATATTGAGTTGAAACACGCCGATATCGACCGCGTGCGCATGATGCCGCACCCAGTTGAGTTCGAAATGTACTACAGCGTGTAA